In a single window of the Bacteroidales bacterium genome:
- a CDS encoding GNAT family N-acetyltransferase, producing MAVKSDIDILGDLWEGFENFFIYHENSNFKKEYKTQKEKYKKDILELNFSENPTRWTLVAEIDRNIVGQISWMKLYMANTPPVFHYRLSGIYVTQDYRNMGIGKKLFIELKEIAKKEKISAIKWGVWGKNETAKQFYNTIEGKYDHLENDEWSLHYTIV from the coding sequence ATGGCTGTCAAATCTGACATAGATATTTTGGGAGATTTATGGGAGGGTTTTGAGAATTTTTTCATATACCACGAAAATTCAAATTTTAAGAAAGAGTATAAAACTCAAAAAGAAAAATACAAAAAAGATATATTGGAGTTAAATTTCTCGGAAAATCCAACCAGATGGACGTTGGTCGCAGAAATTGACAGAAATATTGTGGGGCAAATATCATGGATGAAACTGTACATGGCAAATACACCTCCTGTATTTCATTATAGATTGTCAGGGATATATGTCACACAAGATTATAGAAATATGGGAATAGGTAAAAAGCTATTCATTGAATTGAAAGAGATAGCAAAGAAAGAAAAAATCTCTGCAATTAAGTGGGGTGTATGGGGAAAGAATGAAACGGCTAAACAATTCTACAATACAATTGAAGGTAAATACGATCATTTGGAAAATGATGAATGGTCTTTACATTACACCATTGTATAG
- a CDS encoding MobC family plasmid mobilization relaxosome protein: MEKKKSGGRPIKKLGEKKKYLITVKLDTGEYISLKTKVKMAGICRSEFIRQCLLGSVILPRLTPELNDYIRKLSGMGNNLNQIARKANAEGYSNARNECLLLLKQIDKIIGLIENDGKNS; encoded by the coding sequence ATGGAAAAGAAAAAATCAGGCGGTCGTCCCATAAAGAAATTAGGCGAGAAGAAGAAATATTTAATCACAGTAAAGTTGGACACGGGAGAATATATTTCACTCAAAACAAAAGTCAAGATGGCGGGAATTTGTCGAAGCGAATTTATCCGCCAGTGTTTACTCGGAAGTGTTATTCTGCCGAGATTGACACCCGAATTGAACGATTATATCCGCAAACTCTCCGGCATGGGAAACAACCTAAACCAGATTGCACGGAAAGCCAACGCCGAAGGTTATTCCAATGCCCGGAATGAATGTCTGCTCTTACTTAAACAGATTGATAAAATAATAGGACTTATAGAAAATGATGGCAAAAATAGTTAA